A single genomic interval of Primulina huaijiensis isolate GDHJ02 chromosome 7, ASM1229523v2, whole genome shotgun sequence harbors:
- the LOC140981414 gene encoding uncharacterized protein, translated as MGACVSLQDNCVGTKFGGSRKKNYRRRSKALKRGDESSDRVEKIPTLPVDRPFNSPTFHGSVEETWFDSYALLESDWSDEDFQSVPDDALSLSGVDEGDSSRENSARNLESGAAETSLPQIDSDIRGKSDEPVNDTQHVFLDEISYFDGENTRGDDSLLDNCGILPGNCLPCLALTVPSVAKRRSGSSSPPPASRKKIALKLSLKWKDGNPAANLLSSKVLLRQPIAGSQVPFCPLEKRVPDSWSDIDPGTFKIRGVNYFKDKKKELASNCAAYYPFGLDVFLSQRKIDHIAQFVDLPVMASSGKLPPILVLNVQIPLYPASIFQGETDGEGISFVLYFKLSDRFAKEIPPHFQENIQRLIDDEVEKVKGFRGDTNTPFRERLKILGRVANIDDLPLSTAERKLMHAYNEKPVLSRPQHEFYSGESYFEIDLDMHRFSYISRKGFETFIDRLKLCVLDFGLTIQGNKAEELPEQILCCMRLNEIDYSNYQRLEFF; from the exons ATGGGGGCATGCGTCTCTCTGCAGGATAATTGCGTGGGAACCAAATTTGGAGGCTCGAGAAAGAAGAATTATAGAAGGAGAAGCAAGGCTTTGAAGAGAGGAGATGAATCGTCGGATAGAGTTGAAAAGATTCCAACTTTACCAGTGGATCGTCCTTTCAATAGTCCCACTTTTCATG GAAGTGTGGAGGAAACATGGTTTGATTCTTATGCATTACTGGAATCGGACTGGAGCGACGAAGATTTTCAGAGTGTTCCTGATg ATGCGCTCTCTCTAAGCGGCGTTGATGAAGGAGATTCATCTAGGGAAAATTCTGCTCGAAATTTGGAGAGTGGAGCTGCTGAAACTTCACTTCCTCAAATTGATTCTGATATCCGAGGGAAATCTGATGAACCTGTGAACGACACGCAGCATGTGTTTCTTGATGAAATATCATACTTCGATGGAGAAAATACTCGAGGGGATGATAGTTTGTTGGATAACTGTGGAATTCTTCCTGGCAACTGTTTGCCTTGTCTGGCTTTAACCGTTCCGTCAGTTGCAAAAAGAAGATCTGGAAGCTCTAGCCCACCTCCCGCTTCAAGGAAAAAGATTGCATTGAAACTCTCACTCAAATGGAAGGATGGAAATCCTGCTGCCAATTTAC TCTCTTCGAAAGTGCTGCTACGCCAACCTATAGCCGGTTCCCAAGTACCGTTTTGTCCCTTGGAGAAGAGAGTGCCGGACAGTTGGTCAGATATTGATCCAGGGACTTTCAAGATTCGGGGAGTCAATTATTTCAA GGATAAAAAGAAGGAGCTTGCTTCAAATTGTGCTGCGTATTATCCTTTCGGTCTTGATGTATTTTTATCCCAGAGAAAAATCGATCACATTGCTCAGTTTGTGGATCTTCCTGTCATGGCTTCTTCAGGAAAACTTCCACCCATTCTCGTTTTAAACGTTCAG ATTCCATTATATCCCGCATCAATTTTTCAGGGCGAAACAGATGGGGAAGGAATaagttttgtattatattttaaGCTTTCTGATAGATTTGCCAAGGAAATTCCACcccattttcaagaaaatattcaG AGGCTAATTGACGATGAAGTAGAAAAAGTTAAAGGTTTCCGAGGAGACACAAATACACCCTTCAGAGAAAGGTTAAAGATATTGGGTCGTGTAGCAAATATAGACGACCTTCCTCTAAGCACAGCAGAAAGGAAGCTCATGCACGCCTACAACGAGAAACCCGTTCTTTCACGTCCTCAACATGAATTCTACTCC GGTGAAAGTTATTTTGAAATCGATCTAGACATGCACCGATTCAGCTACATTTCAAGAAAGGGATTCGAAACTTTCATAGATAGACTCAAGCTGTGTGTCTTGGATTTTGGATTAACAATTCAG GGTAACAAGGCTGAAGAGTTGCCGGAACAAATATTGTGTTGCATGCGGTTAAATGAAATTGATTATTCGAATTATCAGCGACTCGAGTTCTTCTGA
- the LOC140981428 gene encoding glycerol-3-phosphate acyltransferase RAM2-like, with protein MADASFPSVEDCTSIGREKDTVVADMDGTLLRGRSSFPYFALVSFEVGGIFRLLFLLLLTPLAGFLYYLVSESAGIRVLIFATFAGMRVSDIESVARAVLPKFYSEDLHPESWRVFSACGRRCVLTANPRIMVEAFLKEYLGADMVLGTEILSYRGRATGLVEKPGVLVGRNKADALKAAFGERQPEIGLGDRHTDIPFMELCQEGYLVPPKPEVKAVTCEKLPKPIIFHDGRLVKKPSPFMALLIVLWIPAGFLLACLRIAAGSLLPMPLVYHAFWALGVRVTVKGTPPPPVNKSSGESGVLFICSHRTLLDPIFLSTALGRPIPAVTYSVSRLSEIISPIKTVRLSRDRATDAAMIKKLLQEGDLALCPEGTTCREPFLLRFSSLFAELTDELVPVAMVNRMSMFHGTTARGWKGMDPFYFFMNPSPAYEVTFLNKLPRELTFGAGKSSHEVANYIQRVIASTLSYECTSFTRKDKYRALAGNDGTVVEKPARIKSDKIMGC; from the exons ATGGCCGATGCATCTTTTCCAAGTGTCGAGGATTGCACGTCCATTGGAAGGGAGAAGGATACAGTTGTTGCAGACATGGATGGAACCTTGCTGAGAGGAAGAAGCTCTTTCCCTTATTTTGCATTAGTTTCTTTCGAAGTTGGTGGGATTTTCAGGCTTCTCTTCTTGCTTCTACTCACCCCACTCGCCGGGTTTCTTTACTATCTAGTCTCCGAATCCGCGGGAATCAGAGTCCTCATCTTCGCGACTTTTGCGGGAATGCGGGTTTCGGATATTGAATCAGTGGCGCGGGCGGTGCTGCCAAAGTTTTACTCAGAGGACTTGCACCCGGAGTCGTGGCGGGTTTTCTCAGCCTGCGGGAGGCGGTGCGTGCTGACGGCGAATCCGAGGATTATGGTGGAGGCGTTTTTGAAGGAATACTTGGGGGCGGATATGGTGCTGGGGACTGAGATACTGAGCTACCGAGGAAGGGCGACCGGGCTAGTGGAGAAACCAGGGGTCTTGGTCGGAAGAAATAAAGCGGACGCGCTGAAGGCGGCGTTCGGGGAGAGACAACCGGAAATTGGATTGGGTGATCGGCATACTGATATTCCTTTCATGGAGTTATGCCAG GAAGGTTACCTGGTGCCACCAAAGCCAGAAGTAAAAGCTGTGACGTGTGAGAAGCTCCCGAAGCCGATCATCTTCCACGACGGCCGGCTGGTGAAGAAGCCGAGCCCTTTCATGGCTCTACTCATCGTCCTTTGGATCCCagctggcttcctcctggcatGCTTACGTATCGCCGCCGGCTCCCTCCTCCCTATGCCACTAGTCTACCACGCTTTCTGGGCATTAGGCGTCCGCGTCACAGTCAAGGGGACTCCTCCTCCGCCGGTTAATAAATCATCCGGTGAATCTGGTGTTCTCTTCATTTGCTCGCACCGCACTCTCTTAGACCCTATTTTCCTCTCCACTGCACTTGGCCGCCCCATCCCAGCCGTCACGTACTCCGTGTCTCGACTCTCGGAAATCATCTCTCCCATCAAAACCGTACGCCTCAGCCGTGACCGTGCCACCGATGCTGCGATGATAAAAAAGCTTTTGCAAGAAGGGGACCTCGCGCTTTGCCCAGAGGGCACCACCTGCCGTGAGCCATTCCTCCTCAGGTTCAGCTCCCTCTTCGCTGAGCTCACAGATGAGTTGGTTCCGGTGGCCATGGTTAACCGTATGAGCATGTTCCATGGCACGACGGCTCGTGGGTGGAAGGGAATGGACCCGTTTTACTTTTTCATGAACCCGAGCCCAGCTTACGAGGTGACGTTCTTGAACAAGCTGCCGCGAGAGCTGACATTTGGAGCCGGGAAATCGAGCCATGAAGTGGCTAATTATATACAACGTGTGATCGCCTCTACTCTTTCGTACGAATGCACCAGTTTTACAAGAAAGGACAAATACCGAGCGCTAGCAGGAAATGATGGCACGGTAGTGGAGAAGCCTGCAAGGATCAAGTCGGATAAAATCATGGGTTGCTAA